Proteins found in one Streptococcus iniae genomic segment:
- the pcsB gene encoding peptidoglycan hydrolase PcsB encodes MKKRILSAVLVSGVTLGAATTVGADDLDTKIAAQNSIISNLNAEQKAAQNQVITLQGRLGSLQAEQENLVAENAKLEAQSVKLGEEIQTLSSQIVARNEALKKQARSTQKGNTTSTYINTLLNSKSISDAINRAVAIREVVVANAKMLEQQKQDKAALEEKQAANQEAINTVAENLETIASNKFSLETQEAKLQVAKLDLASQMTSAEGEKASLLSQKAEAERVAAEAERAQEQAKAQAQAQAQVQAESVQAAQAVATPTPQAAPAAPAPVAQYTPAPQAAPVAQPVSAPRVYSGVNTYPVGQCTWGAKSLAPWVGNYWGNGGQWAASAAAEGFAVGNTPVVGAVAVWTGGGYGHVAVVTAVESASRIRVMESNYNGNQYIADHRGWFNPTSTYQGSAVYIYPR; translated from the coding sequence ATGAAAAAGAGAATATTATCAGCCGTTCTTGTAAGTGGTGTTACCCTAGGAGCAGCAACAACAGTTGGAGCAGATGATCTTGATACAAAGATTGCTGCGCAAAACTCAATTATTTCAAATTTAAATGCAGAACAAAAAGCTGCGCAAAACCAAGTTATTACTTTACAAGGGCGTCTTGGATCATTACAAGCTGAGCAAGAAAATCTTGTAGCTGAAAATGCTAAACTTGAGGCGCAATCAGTTAAGCTTGGTGAAGAAATTCAAACTCTTTCAAGCCAAATTGTTGCACGTAATGAAGCATTGAAAAAACAAGCACGTAGTACTCAAAAAGGGAATACAACTTCAACTTATATCAATACTCTTTTGAATTCTAAGTCAATTTCTGATGCGATTAACCGTGCAGTTGCTATTCGTGAAGTAGTTGTTGCTAATGCTAAAATGTTAGAACAACAAAAACAAGATAAAGCTGCTTTAGAAGAAAAACAAGCTGCTAATCAAGAAGCAATCAATACAGTTGCTGAAAACTTAGAAACAATTGCTTCAAATAAGTTTTCATTAGAAACTCAAGAAGCTAAGTTGCAAGTTGCTAAATTAGATCTTGCTTCTCAAATGACGAGTGCTGAAGGTGAAAAAGCTTCATTACTTAGTCAAAAAGCAGAAGCTGAAAGAGTAGCTGCAGAAGCTGAACGTGCACAAGAGCAAGCTAAAGCACAAGCGCAAGCACAAGCACAAGTTCAAGCAGAGTCAGTTCAGGCTGCACAAGCAGTTGCAACTCCAACTCCACAAGCAGCTCCAGCAGCTCCAGCCCCTGTTGCTCAGTATACACCAGCACCACAAGCAGCGCCAGTAGCACAACCAGTTTCAGCTCCACGCGTTTATAGTGGTGTTAACACTTATCCTGTAGGTCAATGTACTTGGGGTGCTAAATCATTAGCTCCTTGGGTAGGTAACTATTGGGGTAATGGTGGACAATGGGCTGCAAGTGCAGCAGCAGAAGGCTTTGCAGTTGGAAATACTCCAGTTGTAGGTGCTGTAGCAGTATGGACAGGTGGTGGTTACGGTCACGTTGCTGTCGTTACTGCAGTTGAAAGTGCATCTAGAATTCGTGTTATGGAATCTAACTACAATGGAAACCAATACATTGCTGATCACCGTGGTTGGTTTAACCCAACTTCAACATATCAAGGTTCAGCAGTTTATATCTATCCACGTTAA
- a CDS encoding ribose-phosphate diphosphokinase, with protein MSYSDLKLFALSSNKELAEKVASTMGIELGKSTVRQFSDGEIQVNIEESIRGHHVFILQSTSSPVNDNLMEILIMVDALKRASAETISVVMPYYGYARQDRKARSREPITSKLVADMLEVAGVNRLLTVDLHAAQIQGFFDIPVDHLMGAPLIADYFDRHGLVGEDVVVVSPDHGGVTRARKLAQFLHTPIAIIDKRRSVDKMNTSEVMNIIGNVSGKKCILIDDMIDTAGTICHAADALAAAGATAVYASCTHPVLSGPAMDNIEKSAIEKLIVLDTIYLPEERLIDKIEQISIAELIGEAIIRIHEKRPLSPLFEIGKK; from the coding sequence ATGTCTTATTCTGATTTAAAATTGTTTGCTTTATCATCAAACAAGGAACTGGCTGAAAAAGTGGCTTCAACAATGGGAATTGAGCTTGGAAAATCAACGGTTCGTCAATTCTCAGATGGTGAAATACAAGTTAACATTGAAGAATCTATTCGTGGGCACCATGTGTTTATTTTACAATCAACAAGTTCACCTGTTAATGATAATTTAATGGAAATCTTGATTATGGTTGATGCTTTGAAGCGAGCAAGTGCAGAAACCATTAGTGTTGTTATGCCTTACTATGGTTATGCCCGTCAAGATAGAAAGGCACGCTCACGTGAACCTATCACTTCAAAACTTGTTGCAGACATGTTAGAGGTTGCAGGAGTTAATCGCTTATTAACAGTTGATTTACATGCTGCTCAGATTCAAGGTTTCTTTGATATTCCAGTTGATCATTTAATGGGTGCTCCGCTAATTGCAGATTATTTCGACCGTCATGGCTTAGTTGGTGAAGATGTTGTTGTTGTCAGCCCTGATCATGGTGGTGTAACGCGTGCTCGTAAGTTAGCACAATTCCTCCATACACCTATTGCAATTATCGATAAAAGACGCAGTGTTGATAAAATGAATACAAGCGAAGTAATGAATATTATCGGTAATGTTTCAGGAAAAAAATGTATCTTAATTGATGATATGATTGATACTGCAGGTACGATTTGTCATGCTGCAGATGCACTTGCTGCTGCGGGAGCTACTGCAGTTTATGCTTCTTGTACACATCCGGTCTTATCTGGTCCTGCTATGGATAATATTGAAAAATCTGCTATTGAAAAGTTAATTGTTCTTGATACAATTTATTTACCAGAAGAGCGGTTAATTGATAAAATTGAGCAAATCTCTATTGCAGAATTGATTGGGGAAGCTATAATCAGAATTCATGAAAAACGTCCACTTTCACCCTTATTTGAAATAGGTAAAAAATAA
- a CDS encoding pyridoxal phosphate-dependent aminotransferase, translating to MDLKRRFNKNLDNIEVSLIRLFDQSISDVPGILKLTLGEPDFATPEHIKTAAKNAIDDNQSHYTGMSGLMALRQAASEFVLEKYHLTYNPETEIMVTVGATEALSASLLAVLEPGDKVLLPAPAYPGYEPVVTLAGAEIVEIDTTANDFVLTAEALEASLLAEGDKVKAVLLNYPANPTGVTYSREQIKSFADVLQRYNVFVISDEVYSELTYNQESHVSIAEYLPEQTILINGLSKSHAMTGWRIGFIFAHQRLAAELVKTHQYLVTASTTLAQFAAIEALTAGKNDTEPMKVEYLKRRDYIIEKMTALGFDIIKPDGAFYIFAKIPKGYGEKDSFKFCQDLARQQAVALIPGIGFGQYGEGYIRLSYAASMETISAAMERLALFMENYGN from the coding sequence ATGGATTTAAAAAGGAGATTTAATAAAAATCTGGATAATATTGAGGTTTCTTTAATTAGGCTTTTTGATCAGTCAATTTCAGATGTTCCTGGTATTTTAAAATTAACATTAGGGGAACCTGATTTTGCAACTCCAGAACATATTAAGACTGCAGCTAAAAATGCTATTGATGATAATCAGTCTCATTATACTGGTATGAGTGGATTAATGGCTTTAAGACAAGCTGCTTCAGAATTTGTTTTAGAAAAATACCATCTTACTTATAATCCCGAGACAGAAATTATGGTGACTGTAGGTGCTACAGAAGCTCTCTCAGCTAGTCTTTTAGCAGTTTTAGAGCCAGGGGACAAAGTTTTACTTCCGGCTCCTGCTTATCCTGGTTATGAACCAGTTGTGACATTGGCCGGTGCTGAAATTGTTGAGATTGATACTACTGCCAACGATTTTGTTTTAACAGCAGAAGCTTTGGAGGCCTCTCTTTTAGCTGAAGGAGATAAGGTTAAAGCGGTATTATTAAACTATCCAGCAAATCCAACGGGTGTTACTTATTCAAGAGAGCAAATCAAGTCATTTGCTGATGTTTTGCAAAGATACAATGTTTTTGTGATTAGTGATGAGGTTTATTCAGAATTGACCTATAACCAAGAAAGTCATGTGTCAATTGCAGAATATTTACCAGAACAAACCATTTTGATTAATGGTTTGTCTAAATCTCATGCTATGACAGGTTGGAGGATTGGTTTTATTTTTGCTCACCAAAGGCTTGCTGCTGAACTGGTTAAAACACATCAATATTTGGTAACAGCTTCGACTACACTAGCTCAGTTTGCAGCAATTGAAGCTCTAACAGCTGGTAAAAATGATACAGAACCAATGAAGGTTGAATACTTGAAACGTCGTGATTACATTATTGAAAAAATGACAGCATTAGGATTTGACATTATTAAACCAGATGGTGCCTTCTATATTTTTGCTAAGATTCCTAAAGGTTATGGAGAAAAGGATTCCTTTAAATTCTGTCAGGATTTAGCAAGACAGCAAGCTGTAGCTCTTATTCCAGGAATCGGTTTTGGACAGTACGGAGAAGGCTACATTAGGCTTTCTTATGCTGCAAGTATGGAGACAATTTCAGCTGCTATGGAACGGTTAGCATTATTCATGGAGAATTATGGAAACTAA
- the recO gene encoding DNA repair protein RecO: METKESLGIVLYNRNYREDDKLVKIFTEQAGKRMFFVKHVGKSKLASVIQPLTIADFILKLNESGLSYIEDYNGVEAFKHINADIFPLSYATYVLALADAAISDNEADPHLFAFLKETLELMEEGLDYEILTNIFEVQILDRFGVHLNFHDCVFCHRVGLPFDFSHKYSGVLCPQHYQEDLHRSHLDPNIIYLLDKFQGIHFDDLKSISLKKDTKEKLRHFLDSLYDDYVGIHLKSKKFIDDLGEWGNLMTSDSK, encoded by the coding sequence ATGGAAACTAAAGAATCACTTGGCATTGTTCTTTATAATCGCAATTATAGAGAAGATGACAAATTGGTCAAAATTTTCACAGAGCAGGCTGGTAAACGGATGTTTTTTGTAAAACATGTTGGTAAGTCAAAATTAGCTTCTGTGATTCAACCATTGACAATTGCAGACTTTATTTTAAAATTAAATGAATCAGGGCTTTCATATATTGAAGATTATAATGGTGTTGAAGCATTTAAACATATTAATGCAGATATTTTCCCCTTATCTTATGCTACCTATGTTTTGGCTTTAGCTGATGCTGCTATTTCTGATAATGAAGCAGATCCTCATCTTTTTGCTTTTTTGAAAGAGACTTTAGAGTTGATGGAGGAAGGTCTCGACTACGAGATTTTGACTAATATTTTTGAGGTTCAAATTTTAGATCGTTTTGGGGTACATCTTAACTTTCATGATTGTGTGTTTTGTCATCGAGTTGGACTTCCTTTTGATTTTTCTCACAAATATTCTGGCGTTCTTTGTCCACAACATTATCAGGAAGATTTACATCGTAGTCATTTAGACCCTAATATTATTTATTTATTGGATAAATTTCAAGGCATTCATTTTGATGATTTAAAGAGCATCTCCCTGAAAAAAGATACAAAGGAAAAACTGCGTCATTTTTTAGATAGTTTATATGATGACTATGTCGGTATTCACCTAAAAAGCAAAAAATTTATTGATGATTTGGGAGAGTGGGGCAATTTGATGACATCTGATTCTAAGTAA
- the plsX gene encoding phosphate acyltransferase PlsX: MRKIAVDAMGGDNAPKAIVEGVNQAIQAFPDIEIQLYGNQAAIEKYLMVSERVSIIHTDEKINSDDEPVKAIRKKKTASMVLAAKAVKEGEADAVLSAGNTGALLAAGLFVVGRIKGVDRPGLMSTLPTNDQKGFDMLDLGANAENTADHLHQYAILGSFYAKTVRHIANPRVGLLNNGTEETKGDPLRKETYALLSEDKTINFIGNIEARDLLSGVADVVVADGFTGNAVLKSIEGTAISIMGQLKTSIKSGGLKTKLGALLLKDSLYAMKDSLDYSSAGGAVLFGLKAPVVKSHGSSDAKAIFSTIKQVRTMLDADLVEQLTQVFAEGD, translated from the coding sequence ATGAGAAAAATTGCTGTTGATGCTATGGGCGGAGATAATGCTCCCAAAGCTATTGTTGAAGGGGTTAATCAAGCTATTCAAGCATTTCCGGATATTGAAATTCAACTTTATGGAAATCAAGCTGCTATTGAAAAATATCTGATGGTGTCTGAACGCGTGTCTATTATCCATACCGATGAAAAAATAAATTCTGATGATGAACCAGTGAAGGCTATTCGTAAGAAAAAAACTGCTTCAATGGTATTAGCTGCTAAGGCAGTTAAAGAGGGTGAAGCAGATGCGGTCCTTTCTGCAGGAAATACAGGTGCTCTTTTAGCAGCGGGTCTATTTGTAGTGGGACGTATTAAAGGTGTTGATAGACCAGGTTTGATGTCAACCTTGCCAACTAATGATCAAAAAGGTTTTGACATGTTAGATTTGGGTGCCAATGCTGAAAATACAGCTGATCATTTACATCAATATGCTATTTTAGGGTCATTTTATGCCAAAACCGTTCGTCACATTGCCAACCCCCGTGTAGGGTTATTGAATAATGGAACAGAAGAAACAAAAGGTGATCCACTACGTAAAGAAACTTATGCCTTGTTAAGTGAGGATAAAACCATTAACTTTATTGGTAATATTGAAGCGCGTGATCTTTTGTCTGGGGTAGCGGATGTTGTTGTTGCGGACGGTTTCACGGGAAACGCTGTCTTGAAATCTATTGAAGGAACAGCAATTAGTATCATGGGACAATTGAAAACATCTATCAAATCAGGTGGCCTTAAAACTAAGCTAGGAGCTCTTCTGTTGAAAGATAGCCTTTATGCAATGAAAGACTCTCTGGATTACTCAAGCGCTGGTGGTGCTGTTTTATTCGGCTTAAAAGCACCAGTTGTTAAGTCACATGGGTCTAGTGATGCCAAAGCTATTTTTTCAACCATCAAGCAAGTTCGTACCATGCTTGATGCAGATCTTGTAGAACAACTGACTCAAGTGTTTGCAGAAGGAGATTAA